AAGAGAAGAGttaatccaaaaatgaaaattctctaTTCAGCCTCATGTCATTTAAAACCTAAGAATTTCTGTTGTCTGAAAAAACTAAAGAAAATGTTACTTTAATGTAAATGACTGACATCCTCAAACATAATTTACAAGGTTCCCATGGCTCcatgaaatccttgaaagtttgtgaatctgggggaaaaaaattaaaggccctgggaagtttttgaaaatatacatgcatatatacaggtcattgaaagtgcttgaattaaagttttctgaaaaaaataatattattccctgtgtagtgtaggataatatcataaaaattctagactttttaagcacacatgcttaactgttcactttaaatgcttatatcttctgtaagcaaacgttgattcataccaaaatgcttttttgcatagttgtgtttcacacatgaaaacatctcgggttacgtatgtaactgttgttccatgagaagggaacgagacgctgcgtctcccttgccataatTCCTGCGTCCCTATAACGCAGTCTTTgtcaatatttcagatagcgatatacttcctggctcctgggtcaccctgtctttgttgttaagcctcaccattggttgaatttgatatacacacccctggaggcgtccccaaagtgtcaccgcagtgatgcagcgtgagttcccttaaaagggaactgtaacaatgtatcttaaaaggtaacatgatgtaatcttgctctcacttgaaatgtgtccccacatttagtccttgaatttgagggtattggacctggaaagtccttgaaaggtccttgaatttgaagttaactaggtgtgggaaccctgaatttACTTTCATTAAATGGATTAAATGGAAAACACACACTGCTACTTAAGATACTGAGTTTATTAATACATTTCcaacatttacaaaaaactAGTTTACACAATTTTGATGCTTTATAGACCAGGGTCACTTGTAGTGATAACCTATAGTACATCCTCGTCTGTCCAAACAAATTTTCTCGAAGCTTGGGgcatttaaatttttatatttatcgCTTCGTAGAAGAATACATATGTGCATAGGTGCATAACAGCACCCATACTGGCCTGGCATGGACAGGATAATACAGTGTTTTTAGTTGTTTTCATGAAACGTGTAAATGGGAATCAGTTTGACAAAACTGTGGCGTGTACgtgaaattaattaaaaatatatataatatatatatatacctgtACGTCATTAGCGGCAGTTTCTATGTGCCGCTACACTCTTAGAaggaatgtgttaaaaacaacacattagaatccacccatctctgtgttattattaaaacaaaacattttgtgttacatttaccacaacttgtgttatattttaacacaaaatcaacacaaaatgacacataatgtgttaaaagcttaacgcacaaagatgtgtaaatccTTTCTAAAAGTGTATACGCAAGTAGTCTGCCATATTGGAACGGTTCAAGGTGGTATGTTAATCAGTGTTGCCAAGTCTGCGGTGATCACTTTAAAACTGGTAATGTGGATTGCTTTTCATGCGTGATAAATGTTGAACGATTTTATTTATCAACTAtcaataaaataaagtgttggtATTTAGGCTATGGTCATTCGGCTAGATTTAATTGGCCATTGGGTTTTGTTGCACAATTCTGACAACCCTGCAACGGCGGTCCGTGAACACTCCAGAGCAAGAGGACTGTGTGTTCGCAACCATGTTTGATCAAATGTTGTAGACCCAaacattataattgttaaaCTAACAATACACCAAGACTAAAGTGTGTGCTAAGACAACTTTAAAAGTTCCTATAGTTTAAAAACCTGTAATATTAAGTTAATACATATTAAAAACCATCATATTCTCACCTATAAAAGATTAGCCAATTTTTGGGAAGAATATAAACCTAAATCTCTGCAGGTTTTGTGAACCAGAAGCTGCACAATATCGTGGCATCATGGAAAAAGTCGATGTCTGCAACTGGACCGTTCCAAAATGGTGCACGCGTCTACATATGTGGAGGGGTTGAATGACTGTACAGTATACATATTTAAAGTTGGAGACTTACCGCAACCACAACTATATGTTATAGCACCTACTATGACGTCTGGCCACAGACAAAACCTGCCCTCTTCACTACAGAAGCTCAGAGAGACGTGTGATAATATTTGTGTTTGCTTGGATTCTCATGATCACAACTTAATTTACTGGTGATCTCGagataacaaaaagttgttttctcATTATCctgacattattttaaatctCACGATTTAATTTCCTCTCAATGATATTAAGTGAATTTTGAAGTGGACTGCAGATATGATTTGGGGTCTTCATTGTCACGTGTAGCAAATAATTGCCCATGATAAactaactaaataaataaagttggaGATCAATGTTTTGAATTTTGAGACCATCTCTGAAGTTATAATGTACATGTTTCTGTCTTGAATAGCATTTAGcagtttattttaataagaaTCAAAAATCTTAAAAGTGTGCATTATAGCTGACATCTACATGAACACTGTAGAGCTGGTTTTAACGTTGTTTAGTGtataaatgttgtttaaagttaaaacgTGTATATTAAGGTGTAACTTTAGAGATGGTGCctaaatttaaatctattttagCTTGAGCGAATCCCTGATCCAAGTAAAATCGAATCTATGCTAATTTTGCTAAATATGCTTTTGCTGtctacaaacaaaacaacacgttCTATCGAGTTAACTTAAATGAGCAGTGAAAGGATTAAATTTAACTTtaacttttgttttaaatatatgattGTACTTGAACAAACATCCTGTAAGTTTTAGAACAGAAAACATCTTTGTTACTGAAATAGCAACTGTTATTGACACCAAGCCCGGAAAGCGACAGGTTCTGGAACGTACCTAGTTATGACCTAGTAGtcgatttttttaaacatagaatgtttaagcataaaataaatatactatGAATCTTTGACTGTGAACACCAGATGTTGCGTCTGACTTTTTCAACCTCCATCCGTTTTTGATgaacagcgttttttttttcattcacatgtgtaaaatgtgtttatttatttgtgaagaaaacagataaacagaaagtgtgcattattttatatgtttaacatcacatgaagcagatgaatgaatgtttttttttctcgcAGTGACAGCTAAGGCGATAAACACGCAACCTTTGTGTTGAAATggcaaatatgaacaaatcaaatcacaaaatactattgcgattaaaatatttagaaaCGTATAAAAATCTGAATTGAACTAAACATGACACTGTATCTGAAACTATCTTGTGTAATTAACGCCTGAATGCAGACTCTATTAGATTCTGTGTCTTTACCTCAGACAGACAACGTCTTGTTGCAGTTTTACTTTTGGTCTGGGGACAGAAAATTTTCAGTTAACGTGACCTCTGACATGCATGcaagcacacacacgcacgcatgcacgcacgcatcacacacgcacgcacgcacgcacacacacacacacacacacacacacacacacacacacacacacacacacacacacacacacacacacacacacacacacacacacacacacacacacacacacacacacacagtaataGGACTTTCACACGGGGTGAAAAGCGGTAACGCTTGacagaaggcttgtctgaagcgtggccaacaccCAATCACAGgggccgcaacacatgctccggtcttcgctaaacataattggctggctctgcctaggttatttgcataaggtgatctgattggctgacgcacacaTTGCTGTGAGCAACGACACTGACGCGGGACCAACGGAtccaattcagttcggcaatggatgacgtcacccattaaaagtgaataggaagcgttaacgctcatgttgcgtttacaccagccacagtagaggcggcaagccgggtgaatgttaagtcaatgcaaagacggaATTAGGCATCCTGCAGCGTGGTACATGCGGTAAGCGCGGCGCAGAATGCGCGGCACGGATGCCGCATTCTGCGCGAATTGAGTGTTGCCGGCGGAAACGCGCGAGTAGAAAAATCTTTTTGCGCCGTGTTAAccaagcccctcccatgacgcgaatttccacgtgaatttcttgaatgactagaatttcacaagcggctttcacgcgtgaatgaagcgagtgaactcaaatgttcaagcgtccaactatgcgcaaatagcgcgtttttgccgcctctaccgcggctggtgttaCATAGCATTACGCTTCTCAACATTTCAACAttacttttcaagcggcaacgtgTGCGTCAGGCaacagatcgccttatgcaaataacctaggcagagccagccaattacattTATGGAAGACCGAAACATGTGTAggggccactgtgattggctttTGGtcatgcttcagacaagccttctgtcaagcgtcaacgcttacgccaCAAGTGAATGTTTAGTATTGCTATGGTAAAGCCAGAACCGGGTGTATTTAGGCTTGTATTTTGACATAACGCATGATCCACAGAAGTTTACAATGAcgcactgaacacatattttgaaatgacgaaccacacacatgacaggctacatacatgttgtgactaGTTTCGCATTGTGCGctctcgaaaaagaagtcaccggccaccactgccCATAcgcatttatgtgtatcatgtcTTGTGAACAGAACATGTTACAGCTTGAACATATATGGGTTAATCCCTTCGGCTGCCATTTTTCCACATCTGAAGTTTTTAAACAATTCCCTACATGTAATGACCGAGGAGTTGTGCTAGTTTACTACTAAAACTGTTATGCAATTATAGCAGTGGGCATTTACTTCCAAATCTTTAATGCGGCCCACCCATCAAAACCAGCCTCAAAACCAGTGTACACAAATAGcttattacttattgctttttatgtttttgattgTAAAAACCACGGCAAGGTCATAAGTAGACCGTATAAATCAATAAAACGCCCAAATTACCTGACCTTTAAGCTTTAATCACAAGAATACATTTATGGTTATCTCGAGGTCATGAGAAATTAAGTTGTGATCACAaggaaacaaacaagcaaaaataataatagtacaCACCCTCTCTTGGCTTTTGTACTTCACACTATAACCTGGGTGACAAACCAAAAAAATGTGTAGGATtaagaaaatgtatttaaaaaaagagccaAAGGAAAGTGGAATCTATATGTTTTAACTGTTAACGTGTGTTTTAATGTGGAATATATAGCTGAGGTCTTTATGATTCTGTAAAATTCAGTAGAAAATTCAGTCATTTATTTAAGAAATTgatatttattaaatttaacaacattacagtaaatcaacaaggaaaatgtaaataaaaaagtataaaaaatgtgttgattGATTTGTTTCTAATGGGCCATATGTCGTTGTggtaaatgaaataaatgatgCATAATCTTATGTAATTGAAACCATATGTACATGTATGTATAACAGCAAACTATCCaaattttaactttttcttAAAAAGAAGTCAAAAACAAGTCAAAGGCTCTTTGTTACAAAGCAGGAACTTTTTACTGTACAAAAAATACTGGCAGCACTGCatagcataaataaaaaaatcaccatACAGCCTCACTCAGTATTATCTTTAGAGAGCTAAAGAAGCAATTTAGCACTAAATACATGAAGTACATTGAGTAAATAGCAAAATGTGGGAATCTGAGTGAAAAAACATCATTCAGGGGGAGAATGATGTAGTTTCGGTTTCCAGGCCAGCAGAGGATCTTCGTCTTCCACAGCGGGTGTACATGAGATGGCTCTTTTTGAGACACCCCAGGTCCTTTAATAGCTTCAGGAGATCATTGCGAAACTTGACCCCAATGAAGGCATACAGGAATGGGTTCAGACAGCAGCGCAGGAAAGCCACAGCCCTTGTCACATCCATAGCATAAAGGCGACTGTTATGTTTTTGGCAGTCCGTTGTTTCCTGGGTAGTCACCCCCATGACCACGTTGTAGGGTAGTTGAGTCAACACAAAGACAGCCACGACAGCAATGATGACCTTGAAGGCTTTGTTCCTCTCAAAGTTCCTGGCTTGGATGAGAGTCTTGATGATGCAGCTGTAACAGAACATCATAACGACCGCTGGAACTATAAACCCCAGAACCATCTGACTTACTAGCATTTTACTGTGGTAGTCTTCATAGTCTTTCCCATTTGCAACACAAGTTTCATTGATGTTGACTTCAGAGAACACCATGTCAGGTATCGAAAAGATCACCGCCATGACCCAAGTAATCAGAGAAGACACCTGACCGTAGTAGACCGCAGTGGTGCGGCAACGATGAGCAAAGACGGCCTTTGTTATGGAGAAATACCGATCGACGCTGATAAAGGTGAGAAGAAACATGCCACTGAAGAAGCTGACCTTGTAGATTGTAAACATGGTCTTGCATGGATACTGACCCAGATGCCACTTGCTCATGAAACTAGCTGCCCAAAAGGGGAGAGAAATCGCAAACAGTAGGTCAGCAATGGCCAGATTAAACAAGTAGACGTCTGTCATTGTTTTCAGCCTTTTGAAGTAAAGGTAGGTCAGGAGGACCAGAAAGTTTCCCAAGAGAGCCAGGAGGCAAATGATGGTGTACATGATGGGTAAAAACAAGGCACGGAAAGTTCGGTTGGAGTCCTTTGTGCACATGAATTCGAGCCCGCTGTAATCCATCTCTGTGGACATCTCATAATTTGTTGAATTTTCCTCATAGTACGGGATGGTTGAGTTGGACCAACTTGTCTGTAATAAAGGTAAGACATGAGGGTTGCAAGAAATGAGTCACCAAAAAAGTTTCCTTTTCTTATATTGAGTGctgaaatttgtttttaacaaccTAGCATTGGGTCCGAAAGGGATTAACACAACCCACTGGGTTGTAATTAAACCTACACTttgaaaaaggtacaaaaaggtacaaaagttgtgaCTGGGATGGAACCTTTCCAAAAAGAGCACTTTTGTACCTCAATGGTACACATTAGGGTACAACGTAGTTACAAATCTGTATGAAATTGGTACATATTATAGGAACAGTCCCAGTGaaagcttttgtaccttttttgtgAGAGTCCATGCCCAGTTGTTCCAACCCAAAATGCTATTTTtgaacccagtgttgggtcaaatgtAAACATCTCGGGGTAATTTAACCCAACATCTGGGTTCGTCCCCTGTTGGGTTAAACCCCTAAGACCCGggttttggtttgtctttttttcagatttctaccagctattttggggttaggaagaaccaataaatataataaccaaattgTTTTCTAAGAACACgaagcagtgtatttgtccatgtttgtgtacaacaggttccagttacaaagaattaagtattatggtgcaaacataaaaaacctaaaagttaactcaactcaaaccatttaagtaaaacGGTTGCATTAGCTTTacaacacatacatttgagtactttgaacttaaacaaattgagtcatatgcagttatgcacttatatttaagttcacactacttaaatatagGTGCATAATTGCAGATGACTCAAGTTAACAGCACttatatttatgtgttttaaaacttaaatggtctaatgcatccggtttacttaaatggttatgaggttaaaaaaagtaacccagcattttttacagtgtaactttTGTTTGAATCCATCCACAGTACATTGCCTGAATTTTATATTGTAATAGTAAATCCATTTCTTTAATACAAATTCTCAATCTTTGTTTTCCCATTAAATAATCAGGTCTTAATTAGAGATTCAATTAAACTTGTAACTCAACTAGTATAGCAAGATGCGAGCTATGCCACATTGAAGGGTTTGATTCCCAAGAGATATGCAAGCTGATAAAATCTGTACCTAGAAAGCACTGCAAGTCGCACGGGcgaaagcatctgccaaacgcATAAATTGTGAAACACGTGTTGTGTAGCTTGTTCTGCTATATGCCAAAAAATTACCTTTATGTGGCACGACCAAATCAGCAAAGCAGGACAAAAAACTGTCAGAGAGTAAAAACCAAATTTaattcataaatgtaaatgaaaacgACTAATACATAAAACAGTttatcttctttaaaaaaatcatgcaaACCTATTTGCTTACCAGTAAATGCATTCATGACTGCAGTTTTGTTTCTCTTTGAACGTTTCCCCAGGACCGCTTTCTGCACAGTGAACACGAGATCTCGGTGATGTAGTGCTTTTAACTTTGAAGCCAAGACCAGAGGAAAGGGTTTTCACCACAGCCTCTGTCGTGTTGAAAAACAAGATCTTTACTCACCTTTGCACAACCGTAAAATGATTCCTCATAACAGGTATCCACtgcaaatatttttattcacTGTCGCCAACTAAAGACTA
This Paramisgurnus dabryanus chromosome 7, PD_genome_1.1, whole genome shotgun sequence DNA region includes the following protein-coding sequences:
- the ccr7 gene encoding C-C chemokine receptor type 7, translated to MNAFTVFCPALLIWSCHIKTSWSNSTIPYYEENSTNYEMSTEMDYSGLEFMCTKDSNRTFRALFLPIMYTIICLLALLGNFLVLLTYLYFKRLKTMTDVYLFNLAIADLLFAISLPFWAASFMSKWHLGQYPCKTMFTIYKVSFFSGMFLLTFISVDRYFSITKAVFAHRCRTTAVYYGQVSSLITWVMAVIFSIPDMVFSEVNINETCVANGKDYEDYHSKMLVSQMVLGFIVPAVVMMFCYSCIIKTLIQARNFERNKAFKVIIAVVAVFVLTQLPYNVVMGVTTQETTDCQKHNSRLYAMDVTRAVAFLRCCLNPFLYAFIGVKFRNDLLKLLKDLGCLKKSHLMYTRCGRRRSSAGLETETTSFSP